The stretch of DNA TCGGCTATACCTTTGCATTTCTCTGTGCCAGTTTTGCGCAACTGGGCATCGGGAACGGTTGTTTGCGCTATATCCCGCAGTTACGCGCTGAGGATGAATCCAATCTTTCGTCCATGTGGACCATCTCACAACTGATTGTGGGCGCATTTGCTTTGCTGCTTTCGGCGATGGTTATGCTTTTTGCCGAACCTGCGGCCGGATTGGTTTTTAAAGATGTGTCAAAATGGGCGTATATTTTTTGTGCTGCGCCCATTATTTTTTTCTGGAGCCTGACCAGAATCAACATCATGGTCCGCCAGAGCTTAGGGGATATGTCCGGGATTACGCTGGTGGAAAACCTGATAATTCCGGCAGGTATGCTGCTGTTTGGCGGTTTGTCTTTTGTCATTGATTTCAGCGTGCTTGTTTTTCTGGCGACCGTAACTTCCCTTTATTTTATTTCGTTTTTGTATGCATTTTTCAGCACCCGGAAGGATTATAACTTACGGTTCTCGCTGAAGCTGCGCAGTTCTTTGCGGGTGCGGGAAATACTTATCTATTCCATACCGCTGCTGGTCATTGCTTTTTCCCAGACTTCCCTGATCTGGATAAATACGCTTATTCTCGGTGCTGTGGGGGCTGTTGTTGATGCCGCTCTATTTGTGGCGGCCATGAAAGTTGCGGTGAGTATTTCCATTCTGCTTTATACCTTTAACAGCGTTTACGCCCCGCAGATTTCTTCAGCCTATGCCCGTGACGACTTTGATTCTATCCGTTCATTATACCGTGATGCCACCCATGCGCTTACCTTTTGTTCCTTTTTGCTGCTGGCTGTAGTGGCGGTTTATGCGGAAGTGATTATGAATTTTTTCGGTGCGCAGTATGATGCAGGAGCAGCCTGTCTGCTCTGGATGCTGGTCGGGCAGATCTGTAATTGCTATACGGGTCCGGTGGGCTATCTGCTTATTCTTTCAGGTAAATCAAAGCTGGAAGTGTACAATACCGTTGCCGGATTGGTTCTTAATGCCGGACTCTGCCTGCTGTTTTACAAAACTTTCGGGGTCAGCGGGGCCGGGCTGGCTTTCTGTCTTTCCAATGTGCTTATCAATCTGCTGCGTTATTTTCAGTGTCGAAGATTCTTCAGAATTAATTGGCTGGATCGCACCCAGAAGTATTTTATTGGGATGCAGATGTTACTGGTCTGCGCTTTCCTGCTCTTAAATTTTTACAGTGTGAACCGGGAACTGCTGGTCGCGGTACTGTCTGCCGTATATCTGCTGCTTAATATC from Desulfovibrio sp. JC010 encodes:
- a CDS encoding polysaccharide biosynthesis C-terminal domain-containing protein — encoded protein: MSSTHSNLKKLILVFTAKGVKGVGGLLLAWVLAKKYGAYGSGVFFIGYTFAFLCASFAQLGIGNGCLRYIPQLRAEDESNLSSMWTISQLIVGAFALLLSAMVMLFAEPAAGLVFKDVSKWAYIFCAAPIIFFWSLTRINIMVRQSLGDMSGITLVENLIIPAGMLLFGGLSFVIDFSVLVFLATVTSLYFISFLYAFFSTRKDYNLRFSLKLRSSLRVREILIYSIPLLVIAFSQTSLIWINTLILGAVGAVVDAALFVAAMKVAVSISILLYTFNSVYAPQISSAYARDDFDSIRSLYRDATHALTFCSFLLLAVVAVYAEVIMNFFGAQYDAGAACLLWMLVGQICNCYTGPVGYLLILSGKSKLEVYNTVAGLVLNAGLCLLFYKTFGVSGAGLAFCLSNVLINLLRYFQCRRFFRINWLDRTQKYFIGMQMLLVCAFLLLNFYSVNRELLVAVLSAVYLLLNISNVSSLISKLGNQH